Proteins encoded together in one Impatiens glandulifera chromosome 1, dImpGla2.1, whole genome shotgun sequence window:
- the LOC124922252 gene encoding probable nucleoredoxin 1 — protein MADQEMIEEVEIHDLTKILSSPDRDFLIRNNGEQVKLDSLKGKKVALYFSASWCDPCTRFTPTLVEAYNELTSKGDFEIVFVSADEDEESFTSYFSKMPWLAIPYSDSEVRESLDSVFEVNGIPFLVFIDDTGEVVMNEGVELIKEYGAEAYPFTVDSLNAIRVEEEEAKKNQSLNSLLVSKSSDFVISSDGKKVPVSSLQGKMIGLYFTDSSYGRCVKYTKELVKVYKEIQKENGSEFEMITIPLDDEEDSFKEDLKSLPWLALPFKDKRAGKLVKYFELSSLPTLVIIGPDGNTLQQDVADMVGEHGSEAYPFTAERFDHLEELKRKKLESQTLEEVLVSEGGLDFVIGKEGVKVPISDLVGKTILLYFSAHWCYPCRAFLPKLTEVYNQIKEKDAEFELIFVSSDHDQASFDEYFATMPGLALPFGDERKEGLSRLFEVQGIPTLVALGKTGRTVSTEVREMVMSHGAKAYPFDEEKMKEIEKELDDLVKGLPEKVKVESHEHELLLAKRKNFFCDECDGPGEVWSYYCDDCDFDLHPKCALKEEEKVAKEEEKVAKEEGNEEEKTEKNGGGPKEGWVCDGEVCQRAAT, from the exons ATGGCGGATCAGGAGATGATCGAAGAAGTCGAAATACACGACCTTACCAAGATCCTCTCTTCGCCTGACAGAGATTTCCTCATTCGAAACAACGGCGAACAG GTTAAACTTGACAGTTTGAAAGGGAAGAAAGTTGCTTTGTATTTCTCTGCATCATGGTGTGATCCATGTACAAGGTTCACTCCAACTTTGGTGGAAGCCTATAATGAGCTGACATCTAAAGGAGATTTTGAGATTGTATTTGTTTCagcagatgaagatgaagaatctTTTACAAGTTACTTCTCCAAGATGCCATGGCTTGCAATTCCCTATTCAGATTCTGAAGTTCGTGAGAGCTTGGATTCGGTTTTTGAGGTGAACGGTATACCTTTTCTGGTGTTCATCGATGATACCGGAGAAGTTGTGATGAATGAAGGAGTCGAGTTAATCAAGGAATATGGAGCGGAGGCATATCCTTTCACTGTAGATTCTTTGAATGCGATAAGAGTGGAGGAAGAAGAAGCTAAGAAGAACCAATCTCTGAATTCTCTCCTAGTTTCCAAGTCCAGCGATTTCGTCATTTCATCTGATGGGAAGAAG GTTCCTGTTTCTTCTCTTCAAGGGAAAATGATTGGCCTATATTTCACCGACTCTTCCTATGGCAGATGCGTCAAGTACACTAAGGAATTAGTGAAAGTGTACAAGGAAATACAGAAAGAGAATGGATCAGAATTCGAGATGATCACAATACCCTTGGACGATGAAGAAGATTCTTTCAAAGAAGATCTCAAGAGTCTCCCATGGTTGGCATTGCCTTTCAAGGACAAGAGAGCCGGAAAGCTGGTGAAGTACTTTGAACTCAGTTCTCTTCCCACACTTGTCATCATCGGTCCAGACGGAAATACCCTTCAGCAAGACGTAGCCGACATGGTGGGAGAACACGGTTCCGAAGCCTATCCATTCACGGCGGAAAGGTTCGATCACCTCGAAGAGCTGAAAAGGAAGAAACTCGAATCCCAAACGTTAGAAGAGGTTTTAGTCTCTGAAGGAGGTCTCGATTTCGTAATCGGAAAAGAGGGAGTAAAAGTTCCAATTTCCGACTTAGTCGGGAAGACTATCCTTCTCTACTTCTCCGCACATTGGTGTTATCCTTGTCGCGCTTTTCTCCCGAAGCTGACAGAGGTTTAcaaccaaataaaggagaaagATGCAGAATTCGAGCTGATTTTCGTCTCTAGCGATCACGATCAAGCCTCGTTCGATGAATACTTCGCGACTATGCCTGGGCTGGCATTACCATTCGGGGACGAGAGGAAGGAGGGGCTTTCCCGTCTGTTTGAGGTGCAGGGGATTCCGACTCTTGTGGCACTTGGGAAGACTGGGAGGACTGTTTCGACGGAGGTAAGGGAGATGGTGATGTCGCATGGAGCGAAAGCGTATCCGTTTGATGAGGAGAAAATGAAGGAGATAGAAAAGGAGTTGGATGATTTGGTGAAGGGGTTGCCCGAGAAAGTTAAGGTTGAGAGTCATGAACACGAGCTGTTGTTGGCGAAACGGAAGAATTTCTTTTGCGATGAATGTGACGGGCCTGGGGAAGTTTGGTCTTATTATTGCGATGATTGCGATTTTGACCTTCATCCTAAATGTGCtttgaaagaagaagagaaagttgcaaaagaagaagagaaagttGCAAAAGAAGAAGGTAATGAGGAGGAGAAGACGGAGAAGAATGGTGGTGGTCCTAAAGAAGGATGGGTTTGTGATGGTGAGGTTTGCCAGAGGGCAGCAACCTAA